GACGACATATTTTCTTCTATCATATCTGTCAAACGACACTGTCAGCTATGGAGTACCTATCATTATTTTTCTGCAGTTTCAGATTCTTGTTAAAACTGGCTGGTCGGTCCCTCCAACAGAGACGAAAAAATCTGTCGACGATGTAATTAGAAATGTTTTCTATACATTAGCCGGTCAGAACAACTCGGTACCAAAACAACTCTGGCCAAAACAACTTGGTACAAACACGACTCGATGACATAATAACTGCGGTAAGCGTTTTTCAGATTGGATACGAACATTGGAAAATTATTCGAGCGAACGGTATCACATGGTTATTGCAAGGGCCAAAAAATCTCCAGGCCTGTGCTTACTTGACTCTATTAAAGACATGGCCAACCCATGGATGAGTGAGTAATCGAAATAACAAGATTAACGCAAGGATCAAAAACCCCATAGACCCATGCTAACTGgatcccattaaaggcatgaccAATCTGTGGATCAGTGAGAGAGGACAAAAAAAGCCGAGTTGTTTTTGTGCCGAGAGAAAGAGTTCCTTTATAACGGTACCAGTATTTTACAAGAAGTTTTACAGAGTTATCAGAAATGGAGATTTTGAATGAACGTTTTAAAGCCACTAAATATGTCTGATGTACAGACATATGTTGCAATTTCATTGTCCGCAAATATACATTTTAGTTGGGGTACCACACATTACCGTaccaattataatatttttatgctcGCTGTACAAAAGTATACAGATAGTCAATAAACATCTATGGCTATTGTCATGTTTCTGAAAAAGGCCACAGATCTCGTATAAGGCCCGCGTTGTTATTCTTTCGGCTGTCTTTATAATGATATTTAATCAAATGTATTATATTGTtgtaagtatataataaaagagaaataatacatatataaaacagTATTGTTTATTCTTCTCCCGTGTAATCATTGTATaccgtttgttttttaaatgatttaacaaAAGACCTcacacaaattagatgtaatttCCATTTTGGTCAAACTTattcaaattttggaaaatgataGTTTCCCatagtcacaagtcatgaaaatgacaggatttcatgttatagctaaattaaattttgaaaatatactcatttgtataatatatgccaatgtgtgtataggcaaatacatatacagatatgtgtaactacatgcatacgtatgttttttaatgtaagagtgttgtttttcttgtttttttgaagaatattttacgtaattcaaagaagaagcagtgttaaatgttcGGTGGATCAAAAATATGAagtgttaagatcaatattttcagctgcatatatacgtatatgatttttgacaattaaattacaataattttttggtacaaatatgtacatttttcaattttaatttagcgataacttgaaatcctctcattttcatgacttgtgaccatgggaacttttattTAGAATGACTCAAACTAtcatttctcaaaatttgaaaaagtttgccCGAATTCCGGAATGCACTTTATTTGCGCGAGGTCTTTTAAGTGTTACACATTCATTAGGTGacataaaaaaaccattaaaaacttTGCTTAGCATAGAACAATAAAGTAGTAGGTATATGGATTTCGATATATGatgaaatgtataatatttttagatgtaaattaaatcatttgaaaGACAAACGGTACATTGATAGTTGATAGACTACAATCGATATTTAATAGAGAACTTTTAACCTATGTAGATAGATGAAACTTACTATTACCTTCGAGTTCAAACTATTGAAATATActtcatttcttttatttttgcacTTATGGATATACAGGAGCTTTCTTCGAATATTGAGCAAAtccaaaattatttccaaatatttcCGCAAGTTTTCTAATTCCCCTCGAAAAGTTGTGTAATATTTCAGATTCTCAATTAAAAGCTACAGCCCTTTTTACTATGTATTTGTAAGTTTACTTCAATCTAGtcgtttttataccctgtatatatgaaatacatatcaaggtatactaagtttacacccaagtttgtaacgctttaaacttttatattgatgctatatatgaacaaatttttggtataggtgttcataaaatcacctaattattccttTTTCGggcgtctgtccatctgtccgtctgcctgtcaacacaataactcaaaatcgaaaagatgttgagttcgtaaatgaggaaacataggtcaattgggtcgtgTTTCCGTAGGACTCATAATGTAAATCGTCAATACCTAATTGTAAtgagaaaagaaatattcaaaatccaaccgtaataatttattatatgcatGTAAAAGATATGAAAGTGTATATGCatgaatgtaaaaacaattgcctatgaaataaaacaaataagaaaaaaaaacgatctatgcaaacttaaataaaataatgtaaaaagtgATTCCCTTTATTGGATTGTAAATAACTGGATTTGTCTATATTGGGATATAATGCAGTTTGAATAAATTGTACACAATTTTTACAATACAACAGAAGTTCTCTTTCTCTGTATATCAGAAGAAGACTAACTGACTATAAGTATAAGCACAGAGAGATATATAAGAAGTATGAGCACGCGACTTGGCTGATACTTATAACAGAAAACAAAGATCATTAAATTGTGCCTTCATCAATATGTGCTTTGCATATGGATCAACTTGtccattttcttttcttctttttaaattttaatattaaggaGGTTCGAACTCATACGATTTACAAAATGGTTGTAGTGGTTTTATAAAGAACACCTTTTTATTAAAGTTCTGGTTTGTTACATAGCCCTTTCCTATTCCAGTTGAGGTGAAATATATTCTAAGCGTCGGACTATAAAGTTGGAGCGTTATCGAACTTCTAGTTAGTcggtttataaataatttatttaaaaagtattttaggaCGTTCTTTGTATCTTCTTTAGTTTTTCCTAAACTGAACTTTTAAACCTCTGATCTGATTGATTCAATAGAAATAATAGTCCAGGTATGGATGTTCTGGAGGGGGAACTTAGCATAGATTTTGTTCGCTAAATAtgtgtttatttcaaaataccgttcgaattatgaaattttttgcgCGCCAAAAGCTGGGAACGCCCATGGACTCAGACGTCGTTTTGCTTCCATTTTCTCTCGAACACATCTTGCATCAATATTTGGCAAATTTGGCAGgataaaaatagcaaataagaatacaaatgtttataatttatctaaatatatgaaaaaaaaagtgttagccaactaataaaactgtacaaaaCTTTGAAGTATTTAGGTACATGATATACAAATAAACATCCAAGTAGATTTTCAGCTTCAATGATTTGCTTTACTAACGATTACAACCTccttaatttcattttacagaAAAAGTATTGTGATAGCTTGTTGCTTGTACTGATTCACTCTCAGCAAGCTTCTTTACGCATACTACTACATTTGAAATAGCTGTTTAACACgatctaattaaatttaaaataattcattctaCCATAATCCACCATTAACGACCTTTAACCcttctgaaaataattaactcgaaagaaaatacatatttcaaaaCCTCTCTTTAAAATTGACTTCAATATCGATCAACTTCTTCAGATAAAGATTCCATTGCTGTTGAAAATAGATTGTCTGAACTGagctttagttttaaatatatttcgaaaatttaaatggaaaaaaaacctAACAAAGGCTTTCGtacaaaaaatggaaattaattACATGTAAGAATTAAAAGTGCCTTGAAGAACTGACATTAAATCAAGTCTCTATATTTGAATACAATATAAATTCAAGGACAGGTGAATCCATTTTATAAGCAATTTTAGGGGAATAAAAGACGATTAAGTGTTgctaataattttcaagattTGTGCTCAAGGGATCTTGTCCAATCGGTTGAAACAGAAATTTAAGACCTACCGTTTTTGAGACTATCCAAAGCTTAaagagaatattaagtgttgtTATAAACGAATGTTCGCGCATTTTTAATCACGCAGGGACACTCACTTCTCAGTAAGtctaatctattttaaaaattatgaagctTCTAagcttcttataaaaatatctatagaTTGTACGTTTGGAACGAATTCAAACGTCAAGCATTACTTTTTGTTCAAAGtctttaataagtaaatataaataacttgaaCTCTCATAATTTCCCATCATACCGTCATTCGTTTAAAAAGCTTTTCACCACTTTTTTACCTCTTATTTGTTACCACACTCTTTTACTATCAATGAGAGATCAAGTACTATCTTCCACCAAAGACATGAGTCGGGGCAGTGAATATTTCTGAAGAAAAGTTGGCACTAAATAGACACTAATTGGTCAAAGCTAAAATTTCAAGCATTGTAATCCAACAACAAATGTTATTATGGTATTGCAACACAGAGCAGAGTGGCGCAGTGGAAGCGTGCTGGGCCCATAACCCAGAGGTCCGTAGATCGAAACTACGCTCTgctagcaaaattttttttaataaaaattgtggaGATGAAGAACGTTTATGAATGGACACAATCTCTTTTTAACATTGCCAGTAATGGGAGACTTCTCCTCTATCCTATACTCTTTGATAGTAATCGTAAAGTAATTGTTGCGAAACTTAAATTCCCAAGAAAATCATACAAACATTGACATCTTTTACCAAACTATCAAGTAACAATTAAAATTCTAACAGATTGTAATGCACAATGCAAAAAATCAAGTACCAACATTTTATCAGCAGATGGCAGAATAAATCAATACTTTTGCTACATCTAGTGAATAGAGTATGAACGATATACATGGAAACTGCTACATTATTACAGTACTCTACTCGTAGATAGTACTCTAATTTTATTCCCAATTGTCCTACAGATGTCCCTATCAATCcagaatatatctgtcaaatttaactTATCATCAGAACTAAATGATGACcaattaaattcaattgaataaatttatacaaataaaacactccgttatattgtaaataattacatcATGTACAAATAATAGAGGCTTAAAACTTTGTACGAAAGATAAGTACTgaatataattatcatattctagaaaatttccataattttgaTTGGTTTACGTTTAAAACTTATCGGCAAATACAAAATAACTTATTCAATTAGTGTGATACAATCGACATAACAAACAGGTTACGTAACATACCTAAAAATGGTAAaagaagtttataaaataattggtgCCGCACTTCTACCAAATGTGGGTGGATGGGCTGGTGGTATAATTACAAGTCAAAATATCAAACCATGGTATGAATCAATGAAAAAACCTGATTGGAGACCACCAAATTGGGCTTTTGGTCCCGTTTGGACTGGTCTCTATTGTGGTATGGGCTATGCATCGTATTTGGTGTACAGAGATGGTGGTGGATTTAATGGTCCAGCAAAATTACCATTAATTCTTTATGGATCACAATTAGCGTTGAATTGGTCATGGACACCAATTTTCTTTGGATTACATTCACTTAAAGGGgtatgttttacaataatttcaataaaaataagtatctaACGGTTTGTTTTATAGGGTTTGgttaatattgttttgttatgGGGTACGGCAGCCGCTTGTGGAATATCGTTTTATGGAATAAATAAGACTGCAGGATATCTATTCATACCATATATGGCCTGGTTAACTATAGCCACAGCATTAAATTATACTGTCGCCAGAGATAACCCAAATGGTGTTGAAATCACTGAAATCACAAAGAACGATTAGGTTCACATTAGTTCATACTTTCACATCGCatatacttaattattaaatcatgaaaaattttacgCACATGTTTGTAATGggaactattttatattttattattgtttaaatatatctttttttattcttacttattTAATGCTTTATTATTTCAACCCTTAGTAATTATCTCCcacgattattattttttgtctgcctggaaaaataatttacgcCAGTAATTTATCCCAGTTGATGTAGTAGAGATTCGCTTGGAATCTTAAAGAGACAATGAAAGTCACAAAAAGAAATCTTAGTTCTGatgaaatttaatcaaataaaggCTAAAGCTGCTGCTCCTTGAGTCGTGAAAAAATTTCACGTCAgcaattcaatattaaaaagtacagcatatttttgaataattcattCTATTCAGAAATGCGCCCGTTTTGACTTGTCCCGAAAGTATTGGATTTTCTAAACAATTTGCTCTAGCTTTAACCAACAAGGAGTTTGTAATAGAATAATTGTACCCAAATATACGTTTATT
This genomic interval from Chrysoperla carnea chromosome 1, inChrCarn1.1, whole genome shotgun sequence contains the following:
- the LOC123290370 gene encoding translocator protein — protein: MVKEVYKIIGAALLPNVGGWAGGIITSQNIKPWYESMKKPDWRPPNWAFGPVWTGLYCGMGYASYLVYRDGGGFNGPAKLPLILYGSQLALNWSWTPIFFGLHSLKGGLVNIVLLWGTAAACGISFYGINKTAGYLFIPYMAWLTIATALNYTVARDNPNGVEITEITKND